The DNA segment CATGCCGTTCCTGATGAACGTCGTCGCCGCGATGCCGCTGGAGTCCGGCGAGGTCCTGCTGGCACTCCACGATGCCGGAAAACTGGAGTTGATGGAGGGCCGCGTGGAGCTGGCGGAGGAGCAGCCGCACGCGGACAGCACGCGGATCGTCGTGTCAGGAGGGAAGAGGGACACCATCATCGACTACCGCATGTTCATCGATTGCGGAGGCCAGAAGCCATTGGAGCTTTCCGATTATCCGTTTCCATCGCTCGTGCGGGCGGGAGATGTCCGCGAGGCCCGCGCATCGTTCGCCGATCCGGCGGAAGCGGCACGGGTGGCGGAAAAGAAGCGGGACAAGCTAAGCACCGGAGAAGACGGGCGACCGGCCTACCGTGTCGGAGGCCTGGACATCGATCCTTTCTACCGTCTCGTCCGCGCGGACGGCGTGCCGGATCCCAGGTTGCATGACATCTCCTTTCCGCTGACCACCGGACTACGGCCGTATTCCTATGGCCTCCAGGCGTGCAATGAAACGGCCCGCATCCTCATCGAGAGCTGGATGAGGCATGGGTGAGGCCGCCAATCCGCGGCCCCACCCGTCCTCCGACGCTCAATCGTCAGCCTTTGGCTCGATCACCTCGGAATGCCCGGGTGCATTGACCTCAGACTGGTGCAGGGCCGCGGAATCCAGCTTGGCGCCTTTGTCATAGGACAGGTCCTCATTGACCTCTTTCACCTCCACTTTTGCCGGCTCTGCAGGCGGTCTGACCTCAGCCCCATGTTTTGTATCGTCTTGGTTCATAATCATCAAGTCCGCCCATACCTGACCGGTCGCAAACGGAAATGCCGTTCAATCCCAGCTTACGCCGGCCATCCGCCATCACCGCTTTCGCTGAACGTCCTTGTTCTCGATGTCCCCGCGGTTGCGTTTGTGATCAGCCGCCGGGAGTTCCTCATACATCTTCGCATTCAGGTTGGCCTGTGCTTTTTCAGTCAGAATGCGGCGGCCCTGGACCATGGCCTTGTTGATGACGCCGGGAATGATGATGAGATCCCCATTCACCATTCCTTTGTAACCGGCTTCCGCGACATCCTGCGGAGCCATGAGGTTTCCTTCCTGGAAGATCCTTGCTTCTTCCATGCCGGCCTTTGGGAAGAAATCCGTGTCCGTAGCTCCAGGGCAAAGCGCCGTCACCTGCACACCGGTGTTCTCCAGTTCCACGGAGAGTGCCTCGCTCCACGACAGAACGAATGCCTTCGTCGCATGATAAACCGCCATGGTCGGACCGGGTTCAAAACCGGCAACCGAGGCCGTATTGAAAAGAATGCCACGACCGCGGGCCACCATTTTCGGCACGAACAGCTTCGACAGCCGCAGGACCGCATCAATGTTGAGCCGCACCATCGACAGATCCTTGTCAATCGACTGCTGCCACCACGCCCCGTGGTAACCGTGGCCCGCATTGTTCACCAGGATGTCCACGTGGGTGCCCCGCTGATGGAGATCATCATAGATTTCCCGGGCGGCACCAGAATTCTCGAGATCCTTGGCGATGATCTCGACCGGGATTCCATAGATGGCGGTCAGCTCGGTCCGGAGTTGCTGCAGTTCCTGTTCCACGGGCGCGACCAGGATCAGGGGATGGCCGTGCTTCGCGAACTGATGCGCCAAATACATACCGATGCCACTGCTGCAACCGGTGATAAGGGTGACTTGATTCCGGGGATCCATCGTTGGGATTCTACGTAGGGTTGTTTGGGATTCAGGCCCCAGCCGGGGCGGCAACGAGTTGCGGCTCTTCGTGAACGGCCTGCTCTGCCAAGAGATTCCTTTCCGGAGGCAGTCCGGGCTTGATGACGACCTTGATGCAGCCATCCGACTTCGTGCGGAATTTCTCGTAGGCATCCGGCGCATCCTCAAGGGCGATCCTGTGGGTGATGACGAACGATGGATCGATTTCGCCGCGCTCGATCTTCTCCAGCAAAGGCTGCAGATAGCGCTGCACGTGGGTCTGGCCCGTCTTCACGGTGAGCCCCTTGTTGACCAAAGCTCCGAAAGGAATCTTGTCGAGCAGACCGATATACACTCCAGGAACCGACAGGGTGCCGGCCTTCCGGCAGGCCATGATCGCCTGACGCAGAACATGGGGCCGGTCCATGGACAGATTGATGGCCTGCTTCGCCCGGTCGATCACCGCATCCAGTGAGCCCGTGCCGTGGGCCTCCGCACCGACCGCATCGATGCAGCGGTCCGGCCCCCTGCCACCGGTCATCTCGATGAGACGGTCGTGGATCTCATCCTCCTCGAAGTTCAGGATCTCCGCGCGTCCATGGGTGCGGGCCATTTCAAGGCGCTCCGGAACGCGGTCGATCGCGATCACCCGGCCGGCGCCAAACATCCAGGCACACTGGATGGCGAATTGTCCGACCGGGCCGCATCCCCATATGGCGACCGTATCCCCGGGTTCGATGCCCGCATTCTCCGCTGCCATGTATCCGGTGGGAAAGATGTCGGAGAGGAAAACCACCTGCTCGTCCGAAAGACCGGACTCGATCTTGATCGGCCCCACATCCGCGTGGGGCACCCGGAGATACTCGGCCTGGCCGCCAGGATAGCGGCCCAGCAGTCCTGAGTAACCGAAAAGACCGGCAGGGGCATGCCCCATCGCCACCTTCGCCACCTTCGCCAGATCGGCACCCGGATTCGTGGTGTCACACGCGGAGTACAGTTGCTTCTGGCAGAAGAAGCAGCAACCGCAGGCGATGACGAACGGAACGACCACACGGTCCCCTTTCCGGAACTTCTTCACCTCCGATCCGACCTCTACCACGATTCCCATCGGCTCGTGGCCGATGATGTCCCCGGCCTCCATGGTCGGCATGAGGCCGTCGTAAAGGTGGAGGTCCGAACCGCAGATTCCCGATGCGGTCACCTGGATGATGATGTCCTTGGGATCGAGGATGGTGGGATCGGGTACGTTGTCGACGCGGACGTCGCCTTTGCCATGCCAGCAGAGAGCTTTCATTTTGAGTGGTAGTGAAGGTTTGGTTAGGAGCGGACGGCGGAAAGATGGCCCGCCAGCCAGTTTTCGATTTTCGCCGCGACTTCTTCCCAGCCGGGCGCGCCACAGATGAAATGATCCCGGCCGGTGAATTCGGCATACTCATGGTGTGAGCGCTCGTCCTCGTAGGCGTGGGCGTTCCGCCGAACCAGTGAGGCAGGGATGATCTCGTCCTTTTCCGCGCCGATCAGGAGAAGCGGGGCATGCGGTGCCTTGAGATTGATCTGACCTTCGTCGCCCATGATGTCCCGGAGCACCTGGCGGCTCTCATGGACCGCGTATGCTCCGAATGCGGCGTTGCTCTGGGCTTCGGAAAGCGTGTTCGCGAAGTTCTGATGGAAGCCCTCCGGGGTCATCTCATACGGATCATCCCCCGCGAACGGATTGGTGATCGACGCGCTGTTGCGGAGGAAGCCCCAGTCAAAGGCCAGCATCCGGTTGGGAGCGACCGAACAGATCCCGATGGCCGCGGAAACCAATCCGTCGGCCAACAGCTTCTGGGCAAGCAATCCTCCGAGCGAGTGACCGATGACGACGGGCGGCTGATCCTCTCCCCTGAGCACGTCCCGGTAGTATCCATGGAGGTCCGAAAGCTTGAGTTCACCCAACCCCTCCGGCGGATCCGCGCGCAGGTCCGCCGGTTCGGCGGCGTGGAGGGGCCATGGAGCCGCCTCACACGGATAACCCAATGCGGAAAAGTGTTCGACCCAATGTTCCCAGGATTTCGCGGTCAGGAACATGCCGTGGATGAAAATGATCTTTGGTTTCATGAGTGCCGAACCCTGTTGCGTCCAGCATGCCAACGCCTGAAATGCTTGACCCATCATCGGACAACCGCGGTTTCGTTGGGCGGCGTGTTGCGAATCCGTTAGTTAGAGCCGCATTTTGCATTTCAAGGCCAGCGTAGCTGATCCCTTGTGACCGCACGATCCTGTGCGAGCGTCTTCCAGATCCGCAATATCATGCCGATAATCTGGAAGAACACCGCTCTGTTGCTTATTGATGTGATCAACGACATGGAATTTCCCGAGGCTTCCGCCCTTCTGCGGCAAGCCCTACCCGCTGCACACCGTATCGCCGCACTGCGGAAGAAGGTGGCATCCAAAGGCGTGCCCGTCATTTATGTGAATGATAATTTCGGGCACTGGCAGTGCGATTTCAACGCGCAGATCCAGCGATGCCTGGCGGAAGATTCGAAAGGCCGGGAGGTGGCGAAACTGCTGCTTCCCGGACCGGATGACTATTTCGTGCTGAAGCCCAAACACTCCGGATTTTACTCCACCTCGTTGGATGTCTTGCTCTCCTACCTCGGGGTGGACACTTTGATCCTCACGGGATATGCGGCTGACATCTGCGTCCTCTACACGGCGAATGACGCATACATGCGGGATTTCTCGCTGATAGTCCCTTCCGATTGCGTTGCCGCGGAGTCCGAAGCGAAACGGAAGCGTTCCTTGGAGCACATGCACGGCCTGCTAAAGGCCCGCGTGTGTTCTTCGGCGTCGATCCGTTGACCCATTCCCTGGCATGGTCCCTGCGAAAGACGGACGACCGGATTGCCCGAACACGACTCCCAATGAACACTTCGATATTCGACCGCCGGCGTGCCGGCCTCCTCGTCCCGGCTTATGCCCTCAGACATTCGGATGATTTCGGTATCGGCGATACGCTTGCGGTGAAGAACGCGGTCGATTTCTGCGCGGACCATGGCTTCACGGTCCTCCAGCTTCTGCCGATCTTTGAAACCATCGGGGATCCCAGTCCCTACAGCCCGGTGAGTTCCCACGCGCTCTCACCATCACTCCTATCCCTTGTTCCGGAAGCGGTGCCTGGTCTTGATCGTGGAATGGTCGATCACCTCTGCCCTCCGGTGTGGCGGGAAGAGCTACGGTCGGGAGATGTGAGTTATCATGTCATCCAGCCGCTGAAGAACGAAATTCTTGTTGCCGCCTACCGGCAATTCATCAGGGAGGGTGATGGTGATCTGCACCGTGCGTTCGCAACCTTCAAGGAAGAGGAAGCAACCTGGCTCTCACCCTACACGCTGTACCGCGTTCTGGTCGGGAAGTATCACGGGGATACCCGGTGGAAGGACTGGCGGCCGGAACACCGGACCTATGCGGCGGCGCTCCACTGGTTGCAGATGCAGCCGGATCACGAAAGCCTGTCAACACGCCGGGATGAGTTCGCATTCATACAATGGGTGGCAGACCGCCAATGGAGATCAGTGAAAAACCACTGCGACGCCCGGGGAGTCCGTCTTGTGGGAGACCTGCCCTTTGGCATGGCTCCTGACAGTTGCGATGTTTGGGCGGAACCCGCGCTTTTCGATACGGATTGGAGCATGGGCACGCGTCCGCTCGCCCATTTCGACACCAGCAAGGACGCGGAACGCTGGGGGCAGAATTGGGGCTTTCCTCCTTACCGCTGGGAAAACCACCGGTCATCGGGCTTCCAATGGTTCGACGACCGCTTCCGCTGGATGAGACGGTTCTTCCATGGATGCCGGATAGATCACCTGAGGGGTTATTTCAGAGCTTACATGTTCCCTTGGGCCGGCGGGGCGCGCCACGTGGAATTCTCGGCGCTGGACGAGATCCAGGCTGCCGAGAGGACGGGTGGGCTCCTGCCCCGGTTCGTCCCCGGCCCGGACGACGATGAAATCACCGCCGGGATGAACGACCTCCAAGGCAATGAACTGATTTCACGGATGGCGGATGCCTCGGGCGACATGGATCTCGTCGCGGAGATCATGGGGGAGATGCCCGCATACATGGCCCGCACGCTGGAAGAACGGAAGCTCGCCAACCTCGCCTTTCCGCAACTGCTGGTCGATCCCGCCGGCGAACACATCATTGCCCCCGGCCAATTCCGGGAATTGTCCCTGGTCAGCTACGCCAACCACGATAACGCGCCACTCGCCCAACTTTATCCGCAGCTCGCCAAACACGCGGGGGCCGATCCTGCCAATCCGGATGCCCTCGAACTCCGGAGATTGCTTTCCTTCGTCGGCTGGGACGGAAGTGCTCCCGCCGACATCAATGATGAATTGCTCGCCAAATTCCATTCGGGATTGTTCCAAACCTCTTCGCGGCTGGCGGTGCTGATGTGCTCCGACCTGCTGGGAATCCCGCTGCGGTTCAACCTGCCCGGCAGCTATGGCGAGGGTTCATGGTCCCACCGCCTGCCTTGGAGCCTGGATGAGCTGGCGAACGATCCACTCTACGGAAAGCGGATCGCCGTGGCCAAGACTCTCATCGACCAACATGGGCGAGGTGCCCGGTGATTGAGATCTTTCCCACGCTGGCCTCCGGATGGGGAGCCGGAGAGCCGCCATCATCACTGCGGGCCGTCATCTCCACACCTCCCCCTCAACTTCAGGCTTCCCACCGGTCACGCCATTTCACCCAGCCCGTGGGGCTCACAAGACGACGTCGGGCGGTGCGTATCTCGCGCTCCGGCGGACGGTCGCCCTGTGCGCGGAAGATCACGAATTTGTAGGCGATGGCCTTGCGCACTGATTCATTCAATGGAAGTTCGGCGAACCATGTGTTGGCGTTCACACACTCCATATAATAGGCCTTTTCCAAATCCCACCCTCCAAGTTCCGGACAGTCTCCGATGATCGCAAGCTGGTCGCCCGGCTCTGTGGGCGCGTTGTTCAACTGGATCACCGCCACCGTCGCGGCCCTGACATCCTCCCCCCGGCGGACAAGCACCACGCACTGCCATGGACGGAGATCGATCACGATCCTATCGTCTTTTACCTCGACGGGATTGTCCGTCAGGATGCACTCGTGATGGCCATCGGGAAATTCTACATTTTCGATCGTCAGCGTGCGTTGCGGACCCTTGTTGAGGATGACCAGACATCGCGAATCGCGGTACCTTCTGACGAAGACATACGTTTCCTCATCCACCCACTTCGGCCATTGTCCACCCCACTGGACGGCCCGGTTGCGCGATCTCTCCTCCGCAAGGATCCCGATGAGCCGCGTTGCTTCCGTTTCGCCCCACATTTCCATCATAGGGCGATTGTAGGGATCATCACCACCGTCCGTGTCATTGTGGAGGTATTGCTCGCACCCGTAATACAGACAGGGAATGCCCCGTGTCGTCAGAAGCAGCACCAGGGCGAGGTTCATTCCTTCATCAGCCACTCCAAGTGATTGGAGGCGGGGCATGTCGTGATTTTCGAAGAACGTCACCAGTTCGGTCGCTCCATGGTATTTCCCGTCAAGATCGAAGATCCTCTGGAGCGCATGGAAACCCGAAGGATCCTGACCGCTGAGACACTCCCGGATTGCCATGCAGAGGCCGAAATCGAGGATGCTCATGCCGGAGCGGTTCGCGAAATCCACCGAGGCATCGTTCTCGGGATGGCTGTAGATCCATTCGCCGAATCGGAACAGGTTGCGGTTGGCGGTCGCCATGTCCGCCGTGAATTCCTGCCAGAACCAGACCGGCATGTGCTTCACCGTATCAATCCGGAGCGCGTCCACCCCTTTTCCGACCCACTGGCGGATGGCATCCTTGATGTAGTTGCGGTAAAGGATGTTGTTTTCGTTGAACGTGGCGAGTCCTGCAAGTTCCCCGTTCTGCACCTGCCATTCATCGGTCCAGTCCAGCGTCGGGCCGTAGTGATGGTACCAATGATCCTTGTCGTTGTCGAAATCCGCCACCAACTCCCCATCATCGTACAATTTCCCCTTGCCGTCCTCCGTGTCCGGCGAGCTGTGGTTGCAGACGATGTCCAGCACATATTTCATGCCCTGCCGGTGCAGTTCCGCCAGAAGGCGGTCAAAGGTGGTGTCGTCACGGGTAAAGAGACGCTTTTCGGAAGGATCGTTCACCCACCGCGGATTGATCCGCTTGAAGTCGCTCGTCCAATACCCATGGATCGGTGCGTGCTGCTCATCGCCCCGGGTCATCGAGCGGATCTGTTCGAACAACGGGGTCGTCCAAACCGCGGAAATCCCGAATGACCGCAGGTAAGGAATTCGGTTGATCAGCCCCTGGAGATCGCCTCCCCAATACTTCCGCCAGTCCTGGTGGGAGGCGTCATACATCTCATCCCCCTCCTCACGCGGCTTTTCAGGCATGCCGGATTCGAACCGATCCAGCACCAGGAAATACATCGTGTCCGACCGGAACTCCACGTCGGATCCCGCCAAGGTTTCCAGCTCCAGCTTTTCCGATGGACTCATGGTTGTGTTCGCGTTGCTCCAGCCTTCACCCCGTCCCCTTCCACCACCCGTTCCCCGGAGACCATGCTGGCCTTCCCCGCCTTCACGCGCCACTCCTCGACCTCATCCCGCTGGCGGATCGCCTCCAACTCCAGATCCTGGAAGTTGAAATCCTTCCATTCCGGGAACCATGGCTGGATCTCGCGCATGATGATCCACAGCAGCCGCTTGCCCTGGATTCCGAGCGCGAGCATCTCCAGCGCCTCGAACATCCCCAGCTTGCCCGGCTCCACTTTCTCCCACATCAATTTCAAGCCTCCCACCCGCGCGGCGATGCCGCCCGCCGCCTTCATCAGCGCGCTGGGTTCTTCCTCGATCCTTTTCAGCAATCCTTCCAGCGTTGATCGGTCTTCCTCGATCTTTCCTTTCAGCTCGATGAAGAAACGCCGGGCATCCGGATCGTCATGATTCTCCGCGATTTCCTCGACCAGCAGCAGAGCACCTGAGGAGCCTGCAAGGTGGTCATTCACGTAACGTGTCAGTTCTTTGTCCATGGCAATTTTCGATGAAAGCATGCGCGAGATCAGCCGCCCGTTTCAGATTCCGGAGCCGTCACTTCCTTGCTTTCCGGGGACCCTTCCTGCCGGAGAAAGATACTGAGCACCACAATGGCGAATACTGCCAGAAACTCGCTCTGCCAGTTCTGGAAAGACTGGAACCAGAAATCCGGACTGGAAAGAAAGGCGGCCAGTGATTGTTCGGGCAGGCGATGTTCGCCACGCATCGCGTTCTCCTCGGCCAAGCCCCCAAGGACGTGGACGATAAATGAAAGAAGGAACAACGCCAGGAATGCCAGGGACAACGAATTTCTATAGATCCAGCTGTACTGTTGCCGTCCGGCGGCAGACAGGCGGCCCTCGTTTGAACGCTCCGGATCCTTTGATTCCGCCCAGCCTTTCTGGAAAAGGAAACAAGTGAGCACCACGTAAGCCCCCATCTGGAGAAACTCACTTTCCCAGTTCTCCCCGGTGGCCTGCCAGAAATGTCCCGACCGCAGGTAGGCGGGCAAGTCAGCGGGTGGTTGCTGGTGGAGCGCCGCATCCTCGTTATGGACTTTCCAGCCACTCACCGCCTGCCCTGCCCAGAACACCAGAAACAGCGTCGCAAGCACGAGTGACAGACCGTTGTACCTGAAGAAGAACCTTTTCATGGGCCGGATGCGGATTGGAAAATATGGGGCTGCAGTGCGAGCAGATCCTCCGCGACGCGTTGGGCGGCCAGCTGCAGATCAAGGATAACCCCGGCATCCCCAACGAGATCCAGCTGCCCGGCAAGACGCGAGGTGATCTCGCAAGCGGCATTCCAATAAGCCACGATCCTCAGAACATGGGCGATGATCATGAGGTCCCTGGTGCCAGGGTCCTCCACCGAAGCAATATGCGCATTCCCACCTTCGATGAGTCCGGCGATCGCCTTGCACCTGTCGTTCCCCGGCTCCCTGCCATGGCGCCGGAAGAGATCCATGATCTCCTCATAATGGAGCACCACATCCTGCGAACAGGCCGTGAGCAGTGTCCGCAGCCCGTCATCCGCGGTGACCACCACCAGATCCGGCAAATGGCCGCCCAGCTGGGATGTCATGCTTCGCAGGTCCTTCATCTGATCGAAGAACAGGTCTGCCGGTGAATGGACAGAAGCAGTCATGGCAAGAATACATCAGCCTTGGAGGAGCGATTGGGCTCCATCGACATAGATTTCCGTTCCTGAGATATGGTTCGATGCTCCGGACAGGAGAAACCGGATCGCCTGGGCAACCTGATCCGCATTACCGGGAGTTCCGCCCGTAAGCGGCACATCTCCATCCGGAAACTCAACCGGCAGATGCAGGCCCTCCAGATCCCGCCGCTTCGTGGAGTCGTCAATGTTCGTTTCAATCGCGCCGGGGCAGACCGTGTTGAACCGGATCCGATCTTTGGCGCACTCCAGTGCCAGCATCCGGGAAAAGGCGACCTGCGCTGCTTTCGAGCACGCATAAGCCGTAGCTCCGGAGTTGCTGAAGATGCGCGTTCCGTTGATGGATGCCACCACCACCACGGAGCCGCCGCCGGCTTTTCTCAGGAGGGGCAAAGTCTCACGGACCGTGAGGAACGTCCCGCCCAAATTGATGGCGAGCGTTTTGTTCCACTCCTCCAGTCCGATCTCCTCGAGCGGAGCCCACACTCCGTTGATGCCGGCATTGGCAACCACGCCACTCAGGCGTCCCCATCGTTCACCGATCATTCCGGCGGCGCGGCGCATGTCCTCCTCCACGGAAATATCCGCGGTGATGAGCAGGTGATCCCTCCCACCTCCGCGGATCGAATAGAACACGTCCGCGAGTTCATCCTCCGTTCGCCCGAGCAAGGCGACATCCGCCCCTTCCCTGGCTAGCAGTTCCGCCGCGGCCCGTCCGATGCCGGAGCCAGCGCCGGTCACGAGGATGCGGGAGCCCTTGAGTGATTGTTCCATGAAAAGATCGTTCTGTGGTGAACACCGCGGGCGGGGCCGGAATCGGATCCCCGCCCCGCTCCCCTGAATCCATCAATCTTCGACAGGTGCGGAGGCTATGATCTTTTCAGACGCGGTGGTCAGTTTCTTGTCCGTCGCGCCTTCCTCATCTTCCGTTGTCTTGAGCAACTTCGCCACTTCCTTGTTTCCGATGGCTTCCGCAAGGGCGCGGGCCGTTCCGTAGCCGGAGATCTCATAGTGTTCCACCTTCTGGGCGGCCGCGATGAGTGCGAGGTCCTTGATGTGTTCGTCAGCCTCTTCCTTGATGGCTTCTTCCCCTTCCTCCACCAGTCCCTTCATCGCTTTGCAGCTCAGGCCGCGCGGGCTGGCACCCAACAATTCGGCGACCTGCTCGAGGCGGGTGACGTGGACTTTGGTTTCCTCCAGGTGGCCTTCGAATCCCTTTTTGAGATCCGGATCGTTCGCGGCTTTCGCCATTTTCGGCAGCGCCTTCACGAGCTGGGTTTCCGCGCTGTAGAGGTCCTTCACGTTGTGGATGAGAAGCTCTCCGAGGGTATTCAATTTGGACATGGCGTTGGTGGTTGGTCGATTGGTTGATGGATCGAATCCGGAGGAAGCCTTCGCAATCCAGATGCCAAGACCGAGAATCCATCAATCACCGGCATCTTGCCGTTTTTTGTGGCCCGAACAGAGCTAAAATGCGGAATGCGGAACGAGGCGGCCCTTTCTCGTGCAACCAGCGGATCGCAATTCGCAATCATCATGACATCCGCCTCACCAGCGACCATATCATGGTCCGGAACGACCAACACATCGACTTACAGGTCTCCGGCAAGGGCTTCGTACCTCGACGCGGCGCGTTTCTCAAACCAGTACGGAGTGGTCTCGATCATAAGAGTGGAGGGTTCTTTGCAGGGGCCATGCCATGGAGCGGGATGCCAGTTCCGAAATCTGGCTTGGCATCTGCGGAGTGGCCAACATGCCTGAAATCATCACTCTCGAGGATTTGCTCGTTCACTGCATCAAAGATCTCCACAGCGCGGAAACCCAGTTGGTGGACGCTCTCCCCAAACTGGCGGCGGCCCCCACGGATCCGGCCCTGGCTGACGCCTTTGCCAACCATTTGAAGGAAACCAAGTCCCACGTGATCCGCCTTGAGCAGGCTGCGGAGCTGCTCGGCGCTTCGCCCCATGGCGTGACCTGTAAGGGAATGGAAGGTCTGATTGCCGAAGGACGGGAGATCCTCCGCATGGAGGTAGGCACGCCATTGAAAGACCTGGCGCTGACCGGAGCCGCCCGCAAGGTGGAGCATTATGAAATCGCGTCCTATTGCGCGGCGAAGGAACTCGCGGAAGCCTGTGGCAACCTTGAAGTGGTGGCGCTTC comes from the Luteolibacter sp. SL250 genome and includes:
- a CDS encoding SDR family oxidoreductase encodes the protein MDPRNQVTLITGCSSGIGMYLAHQFAKHGHPLILVAPVEQELQQLRTELTAIYGIPVEIIAKDLENSGAAREIYDDLHQRGTHVDILVNNAGHGYHGAWWQQSIDKDLSMVRLNIDAVLRLSKLFVPKMVARGRGILFNTASVAGFEPGPTMAVYHATKAFVLSWSEALSVELENTGVQVTALCPGATDTDFFPKAGMEEARIFQEGNLMAPQDVAEAGYKGMVNGDLIIIPGVINKAMVQGRRILTEKAQANLNAKMYEELPAADHKRNRGDIENKDVQRKR
- a CDS encoding zinc-dependent alcohol dehydrogenase, with the translated sequence MKALCWHGKGDVRVDNVPDPTILDPKDIIIQVTASGICGSDLHLYDGLMPTMEAGDIIGHEPMGIVVEVGSEVKKFRKGDRVVVPFVIACGCCFFCQKQLYSACDTTNPGADLAKVAKVAMGHAPAGLFGYSGLLGRYPGGQAEYLRVPHADVGPIKIESGLSDEQVVFLSDIFPTGYMAAENAGIEPGDTVAIWGCGPVGQFAIQCAWMFGAGRVIAIDRVPERLEMARTHGRAEILNFEEDEIHDRLIEMTGGRGPDRCIDAVGAEAHGTGSLDAVIDRAKQAINLSMDRPHVLRQAIMACRKAGTLSVPGVYIGLLDKIPFGALVNKGLTVKTGQTHVQRYLQPLLEKIERGEIDPSFVITHRIALEDAPDAYEKFRTKSDGCIKVVIKPGLPPERNLLAEQAVHEEPQLVAAPAGA
- a CDS encoding alpha/beta hydrolase codes for the protein MKPKIIFIHGMFLTAKSWEHWVEHFSALGYPCEAAPWPLHAAEPADLRADPPEGLGELKLSDLHGYYRDVLRGEDQPPVVIGHSLGGLLAQKLLADGLVSAAIGICSVAPNRMLAFDWGFLRNSASITNPFAGDDPYEMTPEGFHQNFANTLSEAQSNAAFGAYAVHESRQVLRDIMGDEGQINLKAPHAPLLLIGAEKDEIIPASLVRRNAHAYEDERSHHEYAEFTGRDHFICGAPGWEEVAAKIENWLAGHLSAVRS
- a CDS encoding isochorismatase family cysteine hydrolase translates to MPIIWKNTALLLIDVINDMEFPEASALLRQALPAAHRIAALRKKVASKGVPVIYVNDNFGHWQCDFNAQIQRCLAEDSKGREVAKLLLPGPDDYFVLKPKHSGFYSTSLDVLLSYLGVDTLILTGYAADICVLYTANDAYMRDFSLIVPSDCVAAESEAKRKRSLEHMHGLLKARVCSSASIR
- a CDS encoding 4-alpha-glucanotransferase, whose protein sequence is MNTSIFDRRRAGLLVPAYALRHSDDFGIGDTLAVKNAVDFCADHGFTVLQLLPIFETIGDPSPYSPVSSHALSPSLLSLVPEAVPGLDRGMVDHLCPPVWREELRSGDVSYHVIQPLKNEILVAAYRQFIREGDGDLHRAFATFKEEEATWLSPYTLYRVLVGKYHGDTRWKDWRPEHRTYAAALHWLQMQPDHESLSTRRDEFAFIQWVADRQWRSVKNHCDARGVRLVGDLPFGMAPDSCDVWAEPALFDTDWSMGTRPLAHFDTSKDAERWGQNWGFPPYRWENHRSSGFQWFDDRFRWMRRFFHGCRIDHLRGYFRAYMFPWAGGARHVEFSALDEIQAAERTGGLLPRFVPGPDDDEITAGMNDLQGNELISRMADASGDMDLVAEIMGEMPAYMARTLEERKLANLAFPQLLVDPAGEHIIAPGQFRELSLVSYANHDNAPLAQLYPQLAKHAGADPANPDALELRRLLSFVGWDGSAPADINDELLAKFHSGLFQTSSRLAVLMCSDLLGIPLRFNLPGSYGEGSWSHRLPWSLDELANDPLYGKRIAVAKTLIDQHGRGAR
- a CDS encoding alpha-amylase family glycosyl hydrolase; the encoded protein is MSPSEKLELETLAGSDVEFRSDTMYFLVLDRFESGMPEKPREEGDEMYDASHQDWRKYWGGDLQGLINRIPYLRSFGISAVWTTPLFEQIRSMTRGDEQHAPIHGYWTSDFKRINPRWVNDPSEKRLFTRDDTTFDRLLAELHRQGMKYVLDIVCNHSSPDTEDGKGKLYDDGELVADFDNDKDHWYHHYGPTLDWTDEWQVQNGELAGLATFNENNILYRNYIKDAIRQWVGKGVDALRIDTVKHMPVWFWQEFTADMATANRNLFRFGEWIYSHPENDASVDFANRSGMSILDFGLCMAIRECLSGQDPSGFHALQRIFDLDGKYHGATELVTFFENHDMPRLQSLGVADEGMNLALVLLLTTRGIPCLYYGCEQYLHNDTDGGDDPYNRPMMEMWGETEATRLIGILAEERSRNRAVQWGGQWPKWVDEETYVFVRRYRDSRCLVILNKGPQRTLTIENVEFPDGHHECILTDNPVEVKDDRIVIDLRPWQCVVLVRRGEDVRAATVAVIQLNNAPTEPGDQLAIIGDCPELGGWDLEKAYYMECVNANTWFAELPLNESVRKAIAYKFVIFRAQGDRPPEREIRTARRRLVSPTGWVKWRDRWEA
- a CDS encoding DUF6766 family protein, encoding MKRFFFRYNGLSLVLATLFLVFWAGQAVSGWKVHNEDAALHQQPPADLPAYLRSGHFWQATGENWESEFLQMGAYVVLTCFLFQKGWAESKDPERSNEGRLSAAGRQQYSWIYRNSLSLAFLALFLLSFIVHVLGGLAEENAMRGEHRLPEQSLAAFLSSPDFWFQSFQNWQSEFLAVFAIVVLSIFLRQEGSPESKEVTAPESETGG
- a CDS encoding DUF892 family protein, with product MTASVHSPADLFFDQMKDLRSMTSQLGGHLPDLVVVTADDGLRTLLTACSQDVVLHYEEIMDLFRRHGREPGNDRCKAIAGLIEGGNAHIASVEDPGTRDLMIIAHVLRIVAYWNAACEITSRLAGQLDLVGDAGVILDLQLAAQRVAEDLLALQPHIFQSASGP
- a CDS encoding SDR family NAD(P)-dependent oxidoreductase, coding for MEQSLKGSRILVTGAGSGIGRAAAELLAREGADVALLGRTEDELADVFYSIRGGGRDHLLITADISVEEDMRRAAGMIGERWGRLSGVVANAGINGVWAPLEEIGLEEWNKTLAINLGGTFLTVRETLPLLRKAGGGSVVVVASINGTRIFSNSGATAYACSKAAQVAFSRMLALECAKDRIRFNTVCPGAIETNIDDSTKRRDLEGLHLPVEFPDGDVPLTGGTPGNADQVAQAIRFLLSGASNHISGTEIYVDGAQSLLQG
- a CDS encoding ferritin-like domain-containing protein, translating into MSKLNTLGELLIHNVKDLYSAETQLVKALPKMAKAANDPDLKKGFEGHLEETKVHVTRLEQVAELLGASPRGLSCKAMKGLVEEGEEAIKEEADEHIKDLALIAAAQKVEHYEISGYGTARALAEAIGNKEVAKLLKTTEDEEGATDKKLTTASEKIIASAPVED